A single region of the Rhipicephalus microplus isolate Deutch F79 chromosome 10, USDA_Rmic, whole genome shotgun sequence genome encodes:
- the LOC142774570 gene encoding uncharacterized protein LOC142774570 yields the protein MPRARPPSAGNGPLSSPVVSSGGLLPAAPQLHGDATAAERFVAGMSGQGLAGERLTSNGVHIKQEPVVEEPSSDLEEPMEATPDQLVTGSVLEDDLGSDEAPRPSDGLDTAIGGRDSATEREDNEEAEDLSLSSSTTTPCETPVSNST from the exons ATGCCCAGGGCTCGGCCGCCGAGCGCAGGCAACGGACCCCTCAGCAGCCCGGTAGTCTCCTCAGGCGGGCTGCTGCCCGCCGCCCCACAGCTCCACGGGGACGCCACTGCTGCGGAGCGATTCGTCGCCGGCATGTCCGGCCAGGGACTCGCGGGGGAGAGACTCACCAG CAATGGCGTCCACATCAAGCAGGAACCAGTGGTAGAAGAGCCCAGCAGTGACCTGGAGGAACCCATGGAGGCCACTCCCGACCAGCTGGTCACGGGCTCCGTGCTCGAAGATGACCTGGGAAGTGACGAGGCGCCACGACCCTCTGACGGCTTGGACACCGCGATCGGTGGCCGCGACTCGGCCACCGAGCGGGAGGACAACGAGGAAGCCGAGGACTTGTCCCTATCTTCGTCCACGACAACCCCCTGCGAGACGCCAGTCTCGAACTCGACGTAG